In a genomic window of Streptomyces pristinaespiralis:
- a CDS encoding ABC transporter ATP-binding protein — translation MTGRPRAGRIGHHLRTAWGYCWAAAPLVWASHLPIAVVAGLVPPATAWLTKFLVDDLTTGRGEHTLWFAAGLAALGLLTGLLPHLAEYLSSELGRRMDRFLQDRLHTAVNGFHGLSRFEDPRHLDRLRMAAQASGGSLQPVTGGMAETGRNAIALVSLLLTLFVLSPVMAALVLLAAVPVLMGRLAMSRRRVGMLAATSAAMRKELFYSALLTEERAAKEVRLFGLGAFLKDRMLGELSGIQSAERRMDRKDAAVQSLLSVLSAAVAGGGLVWAVHAATVGRLTAGDVTAFVAAVAGVQAALVGLVTGLAQAHEALLMFSYHVAVTELPDDLGPARELGAGEVRDLPALRRGVELRDVWFRYDEDHPWVLRGVDLFIPFGRSLALVGLNGAGKSTLIKLLCRFYDPVRGSVHWDGTDLRDIAPDELRRRMGVLFQDFMSYDLTARENIGVGALEVLGDHERVRQAAELAGAHEMVTALPHGYDTLLSRIFFADGEGEEEDPEAGTTLSGGQWQRLALARALLRQGRDLLILDEPSAGLDARAEYEVHARLRAHRAGRTSLLVSHRLSAVREADVIVVLEGGRITERGTHDELMAAGGAYERLFTVQAEGYLPQPAGG, via the coding sequence GTGACCGGCCGGCCGCGGGCCGGGCGGATCGGGCACCACCTGCGAACCGCTTGGGGCTACTGCTGGGCCGCCGCCCCGCTGGTGTGGGCGAGCCATCTGCCGATCGCGGTGGTGGCGGGACTCGTTCCGCCGGCGACGGCCTGGCTGACCAAGTTCCTCGTCGACGACCTGACGACCGGCCGGGGCGAACACACCCTGTGGTTCGCGGCGGGCCTGGCGGCGCTCGGGCTGCTGACCGGGCTCCTGCCGCACCTGGCCGAGTATCTGAGCAGTGAACTGGGCCGCAGGATGGACCGGTTCCTGCAGGACCGGCTGCACACCGCGGTCAACGGCTTCCACGGCCTGTCACGGTTCGAGGACCCCCGCCATCTCGACCGGCTGCGGATGGCCGCCCAGGCCTCCGGCGGCTCACTGCAGCCGGTCACCGGGGGCATGGCAGAGACCGGCCGCAACGCCATCGCCCTCGTCAGTCTCCTCCTCACGCTGTTCGTCCTCAGCCCGGTCATGGCCGCGCTGGTGCTTCTCGCCGCGGTTCCCGTCCTGATGGGCCGGCTGGCCATGTCGCGGCGGCGCGTGGGCATGCTGGCGGCGACGTCGGCGGCCATGCGCAAGGAGCTGTTCTACTCGGCGCTGCTGACCGAGGAGCGGGCGGCGAAGGAGGTGCGCCTGTTCGGTCTCGGCGCCTTCCTCAAGGACCGGATGCTCGGCGAACTGTCGGGCATACAGTCCGCCGAACGGCGGATGGACCGCAAGGACGCCGCCGTGCAGAGCCTGCTGTCGGTGCTGTCCGCGGCGGTGGCCGGCGGGGGGCTGGTGTGGGCCGTGCACGCGGCGACTGTGGGCCGGCTGACCGCCGGCGACGTGACCGCCTTCGTGGCGGCCGTCGCAGGTGTGCAGGCGGCGCTCGTGGGGCTGGTCACCGGTCTCGCGCAGGCGCACGAGGCACTGCTGATGTTCTCGTACCACGTCGCGGTGACCGAACTGCCCGACGATCTCGGCCCCGCACGGGAGCTCGGCGCGGGCGAGGTGCGCGATCTGCCGGCGCTGCGGCGCGGGGTGGAGCTGCGCGACGTGTGGTTCCGCTACGACGAGGACCACCCGTGGGTGCTGCGGGGGGTGGACCTGTTCATCCCGTTCGGGCGGTCGCTCGCGCTGGTCGGCCTCAACGGCGCGGGCAAGAGCACCCTGATCAAGCTGCTGTGCCGGTTCTACGACCCGGTGCGCGGATCGGTCCACTGGGACGGGACGGATCTGCGGGACATCGCTCCCGACGAGCTGCGGCGCAGGATGGGCGTGCTCTTCCAGGACTTCATGAGCTACGACCTCACGGCGCGCGAGAACATCGGCGTCGGCGCGCTGGAAGTGCTGGGGGACCACGAGCGGGTGCGGCAGGCGGCCGAGCTGGCGGGTGCGCACGAGATGGTCACGGCCCTGCCGCACGGCTACGACACCCTGCTCAGCCGGATCTTCTTCGCCGACGGGGAGGGCGAGGAGGAGGACCCGGAGGCGGGTACGACCCTCTCGGGAGGTCAGTGGCAGCGTCTCGCGCTGGCCAGGGCGCTGCTGCGGCAGGGCAGGGACCTGCTGATCCTGGACGAGCCCAGCGCGGGCCTGGACGCGCGTGCCGAGTACGAGGTGCATGCGAGGCTGCGGGCCCACCGGGCCGGGCGGACGAGCCTGCTGGTCTCCCACCGGCTCAGTGCCGTGAGGGAGGCCGATGTGATCGTGGTGCTCGAAGGGGGCCGGATCACCGAACGTGGCACGCACGACGAGCTGATGGCCGCCGGCGGGGCGTACGAGCGGCTGTTCACGGTGCAGGCCGAGGGGTATCTGCCGCAGCCGGCGGGCGGCTGA
- a CDS encoding PaaI family thioesterase, whose protein sequence is MGEQTTVKFPQEVIDEYAELGVDLPALFSAGHLGERMGVQIIEAAADRVVGTMPVEGNTQPYGLLHGGASAVLAETLGSVGSMLHGGPSKIAVGVDLNCTHHRGARSGMVTGVATPVHRGRSTATYEIVITDEHDKRVCTARLTCLLRDTQG, encoded by the coding sequence ATGGGCGAGCAGACCACCGTGAAGTTCCCGCAAGAGGTCATCGACGAGTACGCCGAGCTCGGGGTGGATCTGCCCGCGCTCTTCTCCGCCGGCCACCTGGGCGAGCGCATGGGCGTACAGATCATCGAGGCCGCGGCGGACCGGGTCGTCGGCACGATGCCCGTCGAGGGCAACACCCAGCCGTACGGCCTGCTGCACGGCGGCGCCTCCGCCGTCCTCGCGGAAACGCTCGGCTCCGTCGGCTCCATGCTGCACGGCGGCCCGTCCAAGATCGCCGTCGGCGTGGACCTCAACTGCACCCACCACCGCGGCGCCCGCTCCGGCATGGTCACCGGAGTCGCCACCCCCGTCCACCGGGGCCGCTCCACCGCCACCTACGAGATCGTGATCACCGACGAGCACGACAAGCGCGTCTGCACCGCACGCCTCACCTGCCTGCTGCGCGACACCCAGGGCTGA
- a CDS encoding FdhF/YdeP family oxidoreductase has protein sequence MASKPPAGDPVQDAPQVAAPQHAAAGLPAIGHTLRVAQQQMGVGRTARTLMKVNQKDGFDCPGCAWPEGDKRHVAEFCENGAKAVAEEATLRRVTPDFFAAHPLSDLANRSGYWLGQQGRITQPMYLPEGAERYEAVTWERAFAIIAEELRALGSPDEALFYTSGRTSNEAAFLLQLFAREFGTNNLPDCSNMCHESSGSALTETIGVGKGSVSLEDLHQADLIIVAGQNPGTNHPRMLSALEQAKASGAKIISVNPLPEAGLERFKNPQTPRGMLKGTALNDLFLQIRIGGDQALFRLLNKLILQTAGAVDETFVREHTEGFEDFAAAARAADWDATLAATGLGREEIEQALRMVLDSRRTIVCWAMGLTQHKHSVATIREVVNFLLLRGNIGRPGAGVCPVRGHSNVQGDRTMGIFERPAPAFLDALEKEFGFAPPRHHGLDVVRSIAALRDGKAKVFFAMGGNFVAASPDTEVTEAAMRRARLTVHVSTKLNRSHAVTGRRALILPTLGRTDKDIQAGRRQVVTVEDSMGMVHASRGNLTPASPHLLSEPAIVARLARAVLGPSSTTPWEDFEKDYSTIRDRIARVVPGFEDFNAKIARPGGFTLPHGPRDERRFPTATGKAHFTAAPVEYPEVPEGRLLLQTLRSHDQYNTTVYGLDDRYRGIKGGRRVVLVNPDDARELGLADGSYADLVGEWKDGVERRAPGFRVVHYPTARGCAAAYYPETNVLVPLDSTADTSNTPASKSVIVRLEQSPTV, from the coding sequence ATGGCCAGCAAGCCACCCGCAGGGGACCCGGTCCAGGACGCCCCGCAGGTCGCAGCCCCGCAGCATGCGGCGGCGGGCCTGCCCGCCATCGGCCACACCCTGCGCGTCGCCCAGCAGCAGATGGGGGTGGGCCGCACCGCCCGCACCCTGATGAAGGTCAACCAGAAGGACGGCTTCGACTGTCCCGGCTGCGCCTGGCCGGAGGGCGACAAGCGCCATGTCGCCGAATTCTGCGAGAACGGCGCCAAGGCGGTCGCCGAGGAGGCGACCCTGCGCCGGGTGACGCCCGACTTCTTCGCCGCCCACCCCCTCTCCGACCTCGCGAACCGCAGCGGCTACTGGCTGGGCCAGCAGGGACGGATCACACAGCCGATGTATCTCCCCGAGGGCGCCGAGAGGTACGAGGCGGTGACCTGGGAGCGGGCCTTCGCGATCATCGCGGAGGAGCTGCGCGCGCTCGGCTCACCGGACGAGGCGCTGTTCTACACCTCCGGCCGCACGAGCAACGAGGCGGCGTTCCTGCTCCAGCTGTTCGCCCGCGAGTTCGGCACGAACAATCTGCCCGACTGCTCCAACATGTGCCACGAGTCCTCCGGCTCGGCGCTCACGGAGACCATCGGTGTCGGCAAGGGCAGCGTCTCGCTGGAGGACCTGCACCAGGCGGACCTGATCATCGTCGCCGGGCAGAACCCGGGCACCAACCATCCCCGGATGCTCAGCGCGCTGGAGCAGGCCAAAGCGTCCGGCGCGAAGATCATCTCGGTGAATCCGCTCCCCGAGGCCGGCCTCGAGCGGTTCAAGAACCCGCAGACCCCCCGCGGCATGCTCAAGGGCACCGCGCTGAACGACCTCTTCCTCCAGATCCGCATCGGCGGCGACCAGGCCCTGTTCCGCCTCCTGAACAAGCTGATCCTTCAGACCGCGGGCGCGGTCGACGAGACGTTCGTGCGCGAGCACACCGAAGGCTTCGAGGACTTCGCGGCTGCGGCACGCGCCGCCGACTGGGATGCCACGCTCGCAGCGACGGGCCTCGGCCGGGAGGAGATCGAGCAGGCCCTGCGGATGGTGCTCGACTCCCGCCGGACCATCGTCTGCTGGGCGATGGGCCTCACCCAGCACAAGCATTCCGTCGCCACCATCCGCGAGGTCGTCAACTTCCTCCTGCTGCGCGGCAACATCGGCCGCCCGGGCGCCGGTGTCTGCCCCGTCCGAGGCCACTCCAACGTCCAGGGCGACCGCACCATGGGCATCTTCGAGCGGCCCGCGCCCGCCTTCCTGGACGCCCTGGAGAAGGAGTTCGGCTTCGCCCCGCCGCGCCACCACGGCCTCGACGTCGTGCGGTCCATCGCGGCCCTGCGCGACGGAAAGGCGAAGGTGTTCTTCGCCATGGGCGGCAACTTCGTGGCGGCGAGCCCCGACACGGAGGTCACGGAGGCCGCGATGCGCCGAGCACGGCTGACCGTGCACGTGTCCACCAAGCTCAACCGCTCGCACGCGGTCACCGGCCGCAGGGCGCTCATCCTGCCCACCCTCGGCCGTACCGACAAGGACATCCAGGCGGGCCGCAGGCAGGTGGTGACCGTCGAGGACTCGATGGGCATGGTCCACGCCTCCCGCGGCAACCTCACGCCCGCGAGCCCCCACCTGCTGTCCGAGCCCGCGATCGTCGCCCGGCTGGCGCGCGCCGTGCTCGGCCCCTCCTCCACCACACCGTGGGAGGACTTCGAAAAGGACTACAGCACGATCCGCGACCGGATCGCCCGCGTGGTGCCGGGCTTCGAGGACTTCAACGCGAAGATCGCCCGCCCCGGCGGCTTCACCCTGCCGCACGGCCCGCGCGACGAACGCCGCTTCCCCACCGCCACCGGCAAGGCCCACTTCACCGCCGCCCCCGTCGAGTACCCGGAGGTCCCCGAGGGCCGGCTGCTGCTGCAGACCCTGCGCTCGCACGACCAGTACAACACCACCGTCTACGGCCTCGACGACCGCTACCGCGGCATCAAGGGCGGCCGGCGTGTGGTGCTGGTCAACCCCGACGACGCCCGGGAGCTGGGTCTGGCCGACGGCTCCTACGCCGATCTGGTCGGCGAATGGAAGGACGGCGTGGAGCGGCGGGCCCCCGGCTTCCGTGTCGTCCACTACCCCACCGCGCGCGGCTGCGCCGCCGCGTACTACCCGGAGACCAATGTGCTGGTCCCGCTCGACTCCACCGCCGACACCAGCAACACCCCCGCCAGCAAGTCCGTGATCGTACGTCTGGAACAATCACCGACCGTCTAA
- the polA gene encoding DNA polymerase I, giving the protein MAETASKKTADNRPRLLLMDGHSLAYRAFFALPAENFTTASGQTTNAIYGFASMLANTLRDEAPTHFAVAFDVSRKTWRSADFPEYKANRSKTPDEFKGQVELIGELLDTMNAERFAIDGFEADDVIATLATQAEAAGFEVLIVTGDRDSFQLVSEHTTVLYPTKGVSELTRFTPAKVEEKYGLTPQQYPDFAALRGDPSDNLPGIPGVGEKTATKWINQFGSFAALVEHADEVKGKVGQALRDHLEAVKLNRHLTELVRDVELPKAVTDLERAPYDRTALKGFLEVLEIRNPSLRERLLAVDPGAVEEEPPAPEAGVELDGTVLGAGELAYWLEQHGTQPLGVATVSAWALGVGSVSEVALAAADGKAAWFDTTQLDESDERAFAAWISDPSRPKVMHNAKDALRVFPEHGWEIAGVTMDTALAAYLVKPGRRSFALDALSIEYLHRELAPAAADGQLAFGTDEQAEADALMSQARAVLDLGEALGGKLEEVGAVELLHDVELPTSLLLARMERHGIAADRAHLEAMEQQFAGAVQQAVKEAHAAVGHEFNLGSPKQLQEVFFGELNLPKTKKTKTGYTTDADALAWLAAQTEHELPVIMLRHREQARLRSTVEGLIKTIAADGRIHTTFSQTVAATGRLSSTDPNLQNVPVRTDEGRAIRRGFVVGEGYESLMTADYSQIELRVMAHLSEDLGLIEAFTSGEDLHTTVASQVFSVERSAVDAEMRRKIKAMSYGLAYGLSAFGLSQQLGIEPAEARVLMDTYFERFGGVRDYLRRVVDEARATGYTATMLGRRRYLPDLNSDNRQRRESAERMALNAPIQGTAADIVKVAMLNVDRALTDAKLSSRLLLQVHDEIVLEVAPGEREQVETLVRHEMSSAVSLRAPLDVSVGAGPDWESAAH; this is encoded by the coding sequence GTGGCTGAGACAGCATCGAAGAAGACGGCAGACAACCGACCGCGCCTGCTCCTCATGGACGGGCACTCCCTGGCGTACCGGGCGTTCTTCGCGCTGCCCGCGGAGAATTTCACGACCGCGAGCGGCCAGACGACCAACGCGATCTACGGCTTCGCGTCGATGCTGGCGAACACCCTGCGTGACGAGGCGCCCACGCACTTCGCGGTGGCCTTCGACGTCTCCCGCAAGACCTGGCGGTCCGCGGACTTCCCGGAGTACAAGGCGAACCGTTCCAAGACGCCCGACGAGTTCAAGGGGCAGGTCGAGCTGATCGGCGAGCTCCTCGACACGATGAACGCCGAGCGGTTCGCGATCGACGGCTTCGAGGCGGACGACGTGATCGCCACGCTCGCCACGCAGGCGGAGGCCGCGGGCTTCGAGGTGCTGATCGTCACGGGTGACCGGGACTCCTTCCAGCTGGTCAGCGAGCACACCACCGTGCTGTACCCGACCAAGGGCGTCTCCGAGCTGACCCGCTTCACCCCGGCGAAGGTCGAGGAGAAGTACGGCCTCACCCCGCAGCAGTACCCGGACTTCGCCGCGCTGCGGGGCGACCCGTCCGACAACCTCCCCGGCATCCCCGGCGTCGGTGAGAAGACCGCCACGAAGTGGATCAACCAGTTCGGTTCGTTCGCGGCGCTCGTCGAGCACGCGGACGAGGTGAAGGGCAAGGTCGGCCAGGCGCTGCGCGACCACCTGGAGGCCGTCAAGCTCAACCGTCACCTCACGGAGCTCGTGCGCGACGTGGAGCTGCCGAAGGCCGTCACCGACCTGGAGCGCGCGCCCTACGACCGGACCGCGCTGAAGGGCTTCCTCGAGGTTCTGGAGATCCGTAACCCGAGCCTGCGGGAGCGGCTGCTCGCGGTCGACCCCGGAGCCGTGGAGGAGGAGCCGCCGGCCCCGGAGGCGGGTGTGGAGCTGGACGGCACCGTGCTCGGCGCCGGCGAGCTGGCGTACTGGCTGGAGCAGCACGGCACGCAGCCGCTCGGCGTGGCCACCGTCTCCGCGTGGGCGCTGGGCGTCGGCAGCGTCAGCGAGGTCGCGCTGGCGGCCGCCGACGGCAAGGCCGCCTGGTTCGACACGACCCAGCTCGACGAGTCCGACGAGCGGGCGTTCGCCGCGTGGATCTCGGATCCGTCCCGGCCGAAGGTCATGCACAACGCCAAGGACGCGCTGCGGGTCTTCCCCGAGCACGGCTGGGAGATCGCCGGCGTGACCATGGACACGGCGCTCGCCGCCTATCTGGTCAAGCCCGGCCGCCGCTCGTTCGCGCTGGACGCGCTGTCCATCGAGTACCTGCACCGTGAGCTGGCGCCCGCCGCGGCCGACGGGCAGCTGGCGTTCGGCACCGACGAGCAGGCGGAGGCCGACGCGCTGATGTCCCAGGCCCGCGCGGTCCTGGACCTCGGTGAGGCGCTCGGCGGGAAGCTGGAGGAGGTCGGCGCCGTCGAGCTCCTGCACGACGTCGAGCTGCCCACCTCCCTGCTGCTGGCCCGCATGGAGCGGCACGGCATCGCCGCCGACCGCGCCCACCTCGAGGCCATGGAGCAGCAGTTCGCCGGGGCTGTGCAGCAGGCCGTGAAGGAGGCGCACGCGGCGGTGGGCCACGAGTTCAACCTCGGGTCCCCCAAGCAGCTGCAGGAGGTCTTCTTCGGCGAGCTGAATCTGCCGAAGACGAAGAAGACCAAGACCGGCTACACCACGGACGCCGACGCGCTCGCGTGGCTGGCCGCGCAGACGGAGCACGAGCTGCCCGTCATCATGCTGCGCCACCGCGAGCAGGCCAGGCTCCGCTCGACGGTCGAGGGCCTGATCAAGACCATCGCCGCCGACGGCCGCATCCACACCACGTTCAGCCAGACCGTCGCCGCGACGGGACGCCTGTCGTCCACCGACCCGAACCTGCAGAACGTGCCGGTGCGGACGGACGAGGGCCGCGCGATCCGGCGAGGATTCGTCGTCGGCGAGGGCTACGAGTCCCTGATGACGGCCGACTACAGCCAGATCGAGCTGCGGGTCATGGCCCACCTGTCGGAGGACTTGGGCCTCATCGAGGCGTTCACCTCCGGCGAGGACCTGCACACGACCGTGGCCTCCCAGGTGTTCTCGGTCGAGCGGTCCGCGGTCGACGCGGAGATGCGGCGCAAGATCAAGGCGATGTCGTACGGGCTGGCCTACGGGCTCTCGGCGTTCGGCCTCTCCCAGCAGCTGGGCATCGAGCCCGCCGAGGCACGGGTCCTGATGGACACCTACTTCGAGCGGTTCGGCGGCGTGCGGGACTACCTGCGGCGCGTCGTCGACGAGGCGCGCGCCACCGGCTACACGGCGACGATGCTCGGCCGGCGCCGGTATCTCCCCGACCTCAACAGCGACAACCGGCAGCGGCGCGAGTCCGCCGAGCGGATGGCGCTCAACGCACCGATCCAGGGCACCGCGGCGGACATCGTCAAGGTCGCCATGCTCAACGTGGACCGGGCGCTGACGGACGCGAAGCTGTCGTCCAGGCTGCTGCTCCAGGTCCACGACGAAATCGTCCTGGAGGTCGCCCCGGGCGAGCGCGAGCAGGTCGAGACGCTGGTGCGCCACGAGATGTCCTCGGCGGTGTCGCTCCGCGCCCCGCTCGACGTCTCGGTCGGCGCGGGTCCGGACTGGGAGTCGGCGGCCCACTGA
- a CDS encoding DUF4184 family protein — MPFTISHAAAVLPVLRRNGTARGPLYASALVLGSFAPDTTYFAASVLPDAMGFGAVTHGVLGVLTVDVAITAVLVCLWLLMRDPLVALLPAARQGRVYTLLRGRPRVRPPVSAALWFYVSAVIGASTHVVWDAFTHFDRWGVRMMPVLGEAVAGFPLYTYTQYGSSAVALVALVWFTATALRRAPASPQAPVMLLGRRARLLAAGLIAVCVLAGVAHRCVRWYQYWGRIETPLDIIPTACFGAGAGLAVGLVLYATAVRVRGRGRGPVPEASEAPPLPERSVRQG, encoded by the coding sequence ATGCCGTTCACCATCAGCCACGCCGCGGCGGTGCTGCCGGTCCTGCGGAGGAACGGGACCGCACGCGGTCCCCTGTACGCCTCGGCGCTCGTCCTCGGGTCGTTCGCACCGGACACGACGTACTTCGCGGCGAGCGTCCTTCCCGACGCGATGGGCTTCGGGGCGGTGACGCACGGGGTGCTGGGCGTGCTGACCGTCGACGTCGCCATCACCGCCGTACTCGTCTGTCTCTGGCTGCTGATGCGGGATCCGCTCGTCGCGCTGCTGCCGGCGGCGCGGCAGGGGCGGGTGTACACACTGCTGCGCGGGCGGCCGCGGGTCCGGCCGCCGGTCAGCGCTGCCCTGTGGTTCTACGTCTCCGCGGTGATCGGAGCCAGTACCCATGTCGTGTGGGACGCGTTCACCCACTTCGACCGGTGGGGCGTGCGGATGATGCCCGTCCTCGGGGAGGCCGTCGCGGGCTTCCCGCTCTATACGTACACGCAGTACGGCAGTTCGGCCGTGGCGCTCGTCGCGCTGGTGTGGTTCACGGCTACCGCGCTGCGGCGGGCGCCCGCGTCACCACAGGCGCCCGTGATGCTGCTCGGCCGCCGGGCCCGGCTGCTGGCCGCCGGGCTCATCGCGGTGTGCGTCCTGGCGGGCGTCGCGCACCGCTGCGTGCGCTGGTACCAGTACTGGGGACGGATCGAGACGCCGCTCGACATCATCCCGACGGCATGCTTCGGGGCGGGAGCGGGGCTGGCCGTGGGGCTGGTGCTGTACGCCACGGCGGTGCGGGTGCGCGGACGCGGTCGGGGACCGGTTCCTGAAGCCTCCGAGGCGCCGCCGCTTCCGGAGCGAAGTGTGCGTCAGGGATGA
- a CDS encoding lytic transglycosylase domain-containing protein → MAAQFGRRLRRGATTTAVAAAAVAALSASQAPGVTPATSGTGQEASDAAPPPGTPVTGNSPYYTDLPPLNTPDKPGTSGDLPELGTGEAGIPASVLAAYKQAEQTIAASDPACRLPWQLLAAIGKVESGQARGGRVDANGTTLTPILGPVLNGVGFANISDSDNGAYDGDAVHDRAVGPMQFIPQTWETWGQDANADGRKDPNNIYDAALAAGRYLCANGRDLGNKNDLDQAILGYNHSREYLRTVLSWFEYYKRGAHQVPDGAGVLPVGDGPDSSGPLPTPNPTPTPSPSKPAPDPKPSPTPSPSNPTPTPTPTPTPTPPPTSTPAPAPVSRLEDAGTGPLTAVAGRQFTERATVRAENAKGQPVAKVAVRFMIVGDTDTRFAGDLTQAVVATGADGTVSAPALVAGERTGSFTVRATVIERSLPGVEFGATVTEREADSIVRTDTKALTATAGGEFADVIRVRAACDGVAASGVAVSATMIVSKENGAENDKGPYFKKADGTVVRTLTGLRTGADGLLELPKVYADGNQGTFVLRLTAPGGGTLDVELQVTAPASATPSPSPSPTP, encoded by the coding sequence ATGGCAGCGCAATTCGGCCGCCGGCTGCGCAGGGGAGCGACGACGACGGCGGTTGCCGCCGCTGCCGTGGCCGCACTCTCCGCGTCACAGGCGCCCGGCGTCACGCCCGCCACCTCGGGCACCGGGCAGGAGGCGTCGGACGCTGCACCGCCGCCCGGCACGCCGGTGACCGGCAACTCCCCGTACTACACGGACCTCCCGCCGCTGAACACACCCGACAAGCCCGGCACTTCGGGCGATCTGCCGGAACTCGGCACGGGTGAGGCCGGCATACCCGCCTCCGTGCTCGCCGCCTACAAGCAGGCCGAGCAGACCATCGCCGCGTCCGACCCGGCCTGCCGGCTGCCCTGGCAGCTGCTCGCCGCCATCGGCAAGGTCGAGTCCGGTCAGGCGAGGGGCGGCAGGGTCGACGCCAACGGCACGACGCTCACCCCGATCCTCGGCCCCGTCCTCAACGGCGTCGGTTTCGCGAACATCTCGGACTCCGACAACGGCGCCTACGACGGCGATGCCGTGCACGACCGTGCCGTCGGGCCGATGCAGTTCATCCCGCAGACGTGGGAGACCTGGGGTCAGGACGCCAACGCCGACGGCCGCAAGGACCCCAACAACATCTACGACGCGGCGCTCGCCGCGGGCCGCTACCTCTGCGCCAACGGCCGCGACCTCGGCAACAAGAACGACCTCGACCAGGCGATCCTCGGCTACAACCACTCGCGGGAATACCTGCGCACGGTGCTGTCCTGGTTCGAGTACTACAAGCGCGGCGCCCACCAGGTCCCCGACGGGGCGGGCGTTCTGCCGGTGGGCGACGGTCCCGACAGCTCGGGCCCGCTGCCGACGCCGAACCCCACCCCCACGCCGAGCCCGTCGAAGCCCGCGCCGGATCCGAAGCCGAGCCCCACGCCGAGCCCGTCGAACCCCACCCCCACGCCTACGCCGACCCCCACGCCGACCCCGCCCCCGACGTCCACGCCGGCCCCCGCGCCCGTGAGCCGTCTCGAGGACGCGGGCACCGGGCCGCTGACGGCCGTGGCCGGCCGTCAGTTCACCGAGCGGGCCACGGTCCGCGCGGAGAACGCGAAGGGACAGCCCGTCGCCAAGGTGGCCGTCCGGTTCATGATCGTCGGCGACACCGACACCCGCTTCGCCGGTGACCTCACGCAGGCCGTCGTGGCCACCGGGGCGGACGGCACCGTCAGTGCCCCGGCACTGGTCGCGGGGGAGCGGACCGGCTCCTTCACCGTCCGGGCCACCGTCATCGAGCGCTCCCTGCCCGGCGTCGAATTTGGCGCCACGGTCACCGAGCGGGAAGCGGACAGCATCGTCCGGACCGACACCAAGGCCCTGACGGCCACCGCCGGCGGCGAGTTCGCGGACGTCATCCGCGTCCGGGCCGCATGTGACGGAGTGGCCGCCTCCGGTGTCGCGGTCTCCGCCACGATGATCGTCTCCAAGGAGAACGGGGCGGAGAACGACAAGGGACCGTACTTCAAGAAGGCCGACGGCACGGTCGTCCGTACCCTGACCGGGCTTCGCACCGGCGCGGACGGCCTGCTCGAGCTTCCGAAGGTCTACGCCGACGGCAATCAGGGCACCTTCGTCCTCCGGCTCACCGCTCCCGGCGGCGGCACCCTGGACGTCGAACTGCAGGTGACGGCACCGGCGAGCGCGACCCCGTCGCCCTCCCCGTCGCCGACCCCCTGA
- a CDS encoding SPW_0924 family protein, which translates to MRALVAAAVGLAAALALVLTVTAIGTPPGETSPEPLLTTVPGPKD; encoded by the coding sequence ATGCGCGCCCTCGTCGCCGCCGCCGTCGGACTCGCCGCCGCCCTCGCCCTCGTGCTCACCGTCACGGCGATCGGCACACCCCCCGGCGAGACCTCACCCGAGCCGCTGCTGACCACCGTCCCCGGCCCCAAGGACTGA